The Lathyrus oleraceus cultivar Zhongwan6 chromosome 5, CAAS_Psat_ZW6_1.0, whole genome shotgun sequence genome includes the window tttaaagTTAAACCCTTTAAATGCTTTAGTTTGGTGATTTAGGTTCTGAGTCACCGTTTCAGTTTGTAAGCTCAGCCTGATCAAACGCTTTCTTTGGTTCGAGATCAACATGGTCAAAAGCTTTTTTTTGGAAGGAAGACTAACCACTTCTCTCCACTATTTGTTATTTTGATGGAAGTTAGCCAAAAACTTCATTTTTCCTTGTATAAGAGGGTTCAAAGAGTTTAACCTACAAAGAGCTCCTAAGCattattggatactctcaagatcaaatcTTGGAGAGAGGATTATGACTTTCCTTTTTTACCTAACCTCTATAATTTCTGGTGTTATTTATGTTTCCCTTAACTCCTTATTTTCTGCATTCTTAATTTCCTCAGCTAATGCCTACAAcattttaaaaatgtttttaaactctAAAAATAATCATAAAACTTTTTCATACTATTATTTTTCTGAAATCCACAATTCACCCCCTTGTGTATGGAGTCACATGCCCAACActgacttcttcttcttctaatgTTAGGGAGGTTGAGACTGCCTTATAAAAAGAGAAAGATGAATGTTTCAATGAGGTGAGAGCTTATGTAGACCGTTTGGAAGAGGTGAAGAAGAAGCTCAGAGACTTTCTCAATGAAAATATCCATGCAACATATGATTCATTTCAAAATGGCTTAAATCAGGTGGAGTTATTTTCCCCCAAAGTGGAGATTTCGGGAAGAACATGATCTAGAGAAGGAAGTCGTGAAGGGGGAATTACTGGGTGATGAGGAATGAGTCTTATTGCTCTTGCTGATTAATATTTATAATTTATTGTTGGTTTCATTGTAAAAATATTTCTTTGATATCTCGTGATTTTTCTTTATAATTAATCTACTTTCTTCCATTAGATGGCTTAGATTCGCTCTCATCCTTGTGCATTTTTAGTTGTGTTCACTATTTGACTTTGCACGATTTTATTCCATCATAATCTCTTACAATTTTATTTCATCATCTAGACTTCCATGATTTTACTTCATCACATGGTCTTTCacaattttatttcattttatagTCTTCCAGGATTTTAAATCAATGCATCAGCAACATGGACGAGATGGATGTTCGCTTTGCTTTGACATCTCTTGGGACCGTGCCCGACTAAAGGTTAGTTCCCCTTCTATGCCCTTAGGTGAAAACCTGGTTCGAAACTGACGTCTCCAGTGTTTCCTCGCCTGTATTATATAGTGGCTAACTACCAAGAAGGGGGTGTTCTAGCAGCGACTTCGTTCGCCTTGTTAATCATACATCATTGTTCTTCACTTGGAAAACAAAATTATATAATTCAACAAAAGTCATTGCATTACTCTTATCATTGTATTACATCAAATAATTATTTTCAATTCGCATCCGTACGACTTGGGGAAGGCTTAGCTAAAATACGGCTTGAGCTTGGTAGCATTCCACATCTTTGAGATTGATTCTCTATGTAAGATCTCTAAAGTGTGCGCTCCATTTCCTGTGCTATCCTTGATCATGTATGGTTCCTCCCCATTTCCTACAAGATTCCCACATTTGGTATTATTTCCATCATTGTTGGCATGTTTTAACATCATATCATTAGGAAGGAACTCTCGAGGTCGGACTCTCTTGTTGAACCTGACCATGGTTGTTTGTTTCAGGAAGTTACTTGTGAGAGCGTCAAAGGTTATATTTTCTTCTAGAAAGTCTAACTCTCCCCGAATGTCTTGTGCTTTGTCTTCCTCTAGTTAGAGGTGCGTTGTTCTCCAACTCAGTTCCCCTATCTCGGTAGGGATGACAACTTTAGTCCCATAAGTGAGTCGTAAGGGTGCTTTTCATGTTGTTGAATAATTTGTGGTTCTATAGGCCGGAAGAACATGTAGGAGTTCCTCCACCCAGTTTTCTTTAGCTGCTTCGAGCCTTTTTTTTCAATCCCATCATAAGAACTCTGTTTGCTGCTCCCTTTACCCGTTCGTTTGTAGATGCCTAACTAATGTGAAGTGTTGCTTGACTTTCACATCCTCTAGCAATTTCTTCAAATTCTTGTCTATGTATTGTGTTCCATTATCTTTCACGCCATCATGAGGGATCTCATACCTAGCCAAAATATTTCCTTTAAATTTTTTTAGTATTTTGGATGATGTGATCTTTGCTCAGGCCTCTAATTTAACACAGTTCGTAAAATAGTCAACGACTTCTATCAAGAATTTTAGTACATCTGAGACTAAAGGAAAAGTGTTGAACAAGTGActcaaaataaaaaagaagagATGGGTTGGGATATTTAAAAATTGTGATTAATATTAAATTATATGTTCTTGAAAAAGAATTGCATTACAAAAAAAAGTTAAGATAAAATAGTGAAAAAAtagaataaacaaaaaaattataaaagaaGGATAAAAAGATCGCATCAGAATTTATCCAGGCTCATCTTAACCTACTGTCTTAATCTTATCCCTAAAAATTATTTATTGaaagttcaattaataaaatATCTTGAGTGTTTAAGACAAGAAAAAAAggattctctctctctctctctctctctctctatatatatatatatatatatatataatatatatatatatatatatatatatatatatatatatatatatatatatatatatatatatatatatatatagatatatatatagaTTAATTGGAATACACTACCAGTGTAAAACCATTTTACACTATCATCCAATTAAAACTATTCATTTTGACACATAAGCAtgtaattaaaaataaatataataataattattaaattataataataacaatttcTCCACGTTTCTCTCTTTCACTTTCTTCTTTCACGTTTCTTTCactctctttctctttcttcttccaCTTTTCTCTCACTCCCTTTATTTCTCATTTCAGTTACATCTATTATTCTTCCCCCACTCCATTCATCTATTCAAAATTGATCTTTATACTTTCACAAATTTTATCTCACAAACTATATTTGCAAATCTCTACATACATGAGGTTAAACCCTACACTAATaatattttcttctttttcatgATTGTCTGACTTTCcaattttttcttgtttttttttcttttaatattAAATTTAAGTAGAATAATTTATGAACTTATACTGATTGTTGAAACTTTATAAAATTTAAAGCAATGGTAGCTTGAGTTTTAACAAATAATATGAGATTTGATTAAAAAGAAAGATATAATAAATTATCTCTATAGATTGAgcatgaaaaagaaaataaaaattaacGATCTCTCTACATAAAAACATTCAATATTAgacaaaatttgaaaaaaattcaaaagttaaGAATAAATGGATAAGCACATAACTTTATAAAGAATGAGAAATGTTTCTCTAATCCCTCATAGACTccaacataaaaaaaaaacaacaaaagaCCATTTGATCTAAACACAAAAATAACCGTAGAGTAAAATAGTAAGTGCAAAATGTCAACAACTTAAATAAGGCTACGATGAAGTCTCCAAAGAGCATAGAAGCAACTTGTTGAATTTTCCTGTTCTAAAAGGCTTGATAAAGCATGACTTGAATAAAAACCTTCAGTTATAATATGAAGAcaattaattattaaaattaacactAGTATAAATATAAGCAAAACTAGTAACATTAGAAAAAACTATTACCTCTTAATCAACCAACAATATAGAAGTTTCAAAATAGAGTTTGAAAATTGAATTtatcacctaaaaatcataaGTATGTTGTTAGTGAATAAAATTAACATGATAAAAAAATGAGAAGACATGTACATGTAATTTTAAGATACCTTGTTTGATTTAAATTTGGACATTTAGGCTTAGTATGACCCTTTTTCATGCAATAACTACAAGTAGAGGAACCTTTTCTGACCATCTCCAAACTACTTTTCATTCGCAAAGTCTGCGGACGTCCTTTAGTTGCTATAAGTGGAGGGTCATGCAAAGCTATGTTAACATCTTGAAATATTCTAAACATTTTTCTTGTATAAATTTTTGAAGTTTCTTCTTCCATGGGATATAAAGTTCGTAAAAGTGACTTTGAATTTCTTGTTTTGAAAGTCTTCTCTCTTTCCTTGTTGTAACGTGCATCAAGAGCTTTTTCATATTGTGTCACAAATTGGCTTAATGAAGTACTTGAATTCAAAAAATCCTTAAAATATTTATTCATACTTTCACTCCTTTGAGTGGTAGACATTCCTGCACAAAAATTGTGACGTACATAAGCAGGAATCCATTTTTCTCGAATGGAGAATGTCTTGTTTAGCCATTGATTATCTTGTAATCCATATTTATCAATCATTGCTTCCCAATCAGAATCAAATTCTTCAACAGTGGTAGATTGGTGGATGCACTTgtaaaattgatttttaaattcACCATGTTCATGATAGACACGATTCAAGTATTCAGGAACATTTTTCTCAATATGCCACATGTAATAATGATGATTAACCTTTAGAAATACCTTTGCAACTACATTACTAATAGCAACATCTTGATCGGTGATGATAGTTTTAGAAGAAATTCCACTGATTGCTTCTAACCAAGTACTTAGCAACAAAAAAAAACTCTCTATAGTTTCATCCCATAATAGAGCACAACCAAAAAGAATGGATTGTTGATGATGATTAACTCCTGTGAATGGAACAAAAGGCATTTTATATTTATTTGTCAAATGCGTCAGATCAAAAGTAACAACATCACCAAAGTATTTATATGCCATTTTGGACCTTGAATCAACCCAAAAACAATTTGCTAATCTTCCTTCAGCGTCCATTTGAAATGCATAGAAAAATGCAGGATTCTTCAATTGACAACTTTTAAAATATGATAACATCATTTGAGCATCTCCATTTTCTAACTTTTTTTGTCTCTTTTCAGTTAAGTAATTGATAACATCTTGTGGACTAAATCTAACATTATCAACACCACCACTTTCAGTACATAAGACAGATAGGGCCTAAACCAGAATCATGCAACACATCAATAAGTTTTTTTTGCACATTAGTCTTCTTTCTATGTACTCGAAGAAACTGTGAACTTTTAGGAGAAAATAGTTCATGATTATGCTCTCTTACAAATCTTAAAACAATCCATATTTCTCCATTTTTCTTTAAATACAACATTGCCTTGCATCCTACCCTTGTTTCATCGTGTACGATAATACTATTACTTTCTTCTTTCACATATTTTTTTGCCTGAAATCCCTCCTTTGAACAGAGAAATTCTCGACCTATTATCATACCATTTGTTCTTGATTTAATAACACGACCCATACGAAAACTAAAACTTGTATTCTTAGCATACCTTATGTAGTAAATTCTCGTCTCTTCAATTGATGCAAACTCCATTCCTTCGTATGGCTCTAAGGGAGGCTCTGTTGGTAGTATGCTATTGAGAGGATCAATACCAACAACACTTTCAAGCATGTCATCAGAGCTAAGTATGGTTGAATCTTCATGTATGTTTTGCATCTCTTAATCTGTTATAATAATACAAATAATATTTACACAACTGTTAAACATGATAACAAAAATAATATTGCATTAGTAAAGCTAGTAAAATTGAATACAATACTTATATCTTTCTCTTTTAATCAAATCCCATATTATTTGTTAAAACTCAAGCTACCATTGCTTTAAATTTTATAAAGTTTCAACAATCAGTATAAGTTCATAAATTAGTCTACTTAAATTTaatattaaaagaaaaaaaaaacaagaaaaaattgGAAAGTCAGACAATcataaaaaagaagaaaatattATTAGTGTAGGGTTTAACCTCATGTATGTAGAGATTTGCAAATATAGTTTGTGAGATAAAATTTGTGAAAGTATAAAGATCAATTTTGAATAGATGGATGGAGTGGAGGAAAAATAATAGATGTAACTGGAATGAGAAATAAAGGGAGTGAGAGAAAAGtggaagaagaaagagaaagagagtGAGAGAAACGTGAAAGAAGAAAGTGAAAGAGAGAAACGTGGAGAAATTGTTATTATTATgatttaataattattattatatttatttttagtTACATGCTTATATGTCAAAATGAATAGTTTTAATTAGATGATAGTGTAAAATAGTTTTACACTGATAGTGTATTCCaattaatctcatatatatatatatatatatatatatataatatatatatatctatatatatatatatatatatatatatatatatatatatatatatatatatatatatatatatatatatatatatatatatatatatatatatatactccgttcctttttaaatgtttcttttttgaaattttttttattcctttttaaGAATCACTTACAAAATTCAAGATATTATAAATTGTATTTTATCAAAATTATTCCTAGATAATTATTATACGGAGAGAAAAAGTAAAACGAATGCAATAAATAGTTAAGAATATTATAGGTAAAAAGAGAATTGTCGTTGAAAAGGTAATAATAATGAACCGTCCTCTTTCATTTATTACGACGGTTGTCACAGAATGTGACGGTTTTGAACCGCCTTCCCCCTATAGCGCACAAAATACAGACCAAGAAACAGAGGCTGCGGCAGTTTTAAAACCGCCCTCCCCGTATGGCGCAAAATTACAGACCAAGAAACAGAGGCTGCGACAGTTTTAGAACCGCCCTCATCCAACGGCACGCAAAACAAACATGGCCTGTGAAAATTTAAAGAACTGCCTTCCTCAAACATACACTTTAAATCTTGATTGATAGGTTGAGTTTAGATGAATGATGAGTTTACTAGACTTCGGGATTTTTCTTCTTCCTGAAAAGAGAAACTTCTCCGTTTGAATATTATGATTGGATATCATAGTCTTATTTGAATGTGCTCAGTGGAGTTAAAGTGCTTCTCAATACCGTGCAACTTGAATTGCAACTTTATTGAGTATTTGATTTGACTTTCCCGCTAGATAGCTTGAAAttatcactacgccaaataagggaaaagagggcgctttttttagcctataacagcgctttaaagcgtcctctaatctggcgctggcataggtaaagacagcgcttttttttctggtgaaagcgctctctaaagtggctctttaagccctttaagggctactttagagggcgctttttaaagaaagcgccctctaaagtggaaacttttaagggtttagagggcgcttttactaGAAAGCGCCCTataaagtggaaatttaaagggtttagagggcgcttattttggaaagcgccctctaaagtgggtggttatttaattttttttttaaaaagcgctatatttttttatttattttagacaacctgtatattgaagcagtacacctaaaactgtataatttgaagccctttttcacacattgcattcaacaagccttatatacaacaatccatacatatacaacaatccactgatatataatcgtttaacttctaaagattctaaatatacaaccaattcataacttaaaaagaaataaaactaagtagcaaaagcatctctgagatgtatgttttttttgctagccgcagtcttcttagcaacaacctctttttgttcaatatcaatagcatgaacctaaaatatcataaaattagttaggtgaagtataagatcaagaattaacattttctatgcataaatatcatataattgtgtttataccttttttttgatgcaactgactcgatttgctgtaataaaagccattttacctataataaagaaaacaattaaaatcatttgacctgtacctttttcactaagttctctttcttttcttggttggaatatgttctacatgtctcttaacaacacggacggttggattgatccaaataccctcattatgatcatttctaatatatgaatcatttgatataatattctcatcttgatcatttctggtaaacgattcaatctcaacatcaatatcaccttgatctccagtgttttcatcaattactttgttggaaaaaagaactatagaccatttcgtacttttcggatcattgacatagaacacttgtctagcttgagaggctagaataaaagactcatctttgtatcccaccctattaagatccacttgcaaaaatcctgacttatccattcgaatgccgttattattttcaacccacttgcaaccaaatataggaatctgaaacttctcataatcaaacacccaaatgcgctcgataacaccaaaatacgacagatttgcaaatttggggtttaagtccttcacacttgatatgtgcattgcttcagctaccacggtgacaccactattctgcatagtacttttatcatcttgttctttggtataaaatatgtatccattaatcgcgtatgcgctataagaaaaaacatggaaacttggaccatatgctaagcatctcaacctttctgttattgaagcgggatctgaataatactttgaataaatatgatccttaaaccaaggtataaaacatcgattgtgctctcgtactatccaattttcatttctattgggatttaaacctcggagaacatccttgtgaatttcaacatacggctcaacctcattctcattgtgcagaacatacaaatgcacttgatcccgttcgacccttgatactgccacgattttatttccaattagattttttccttctttcttttcgacaagctgagacttggggagtccgattgactgaacattagacaaatattcagtacaaaactcaatcgcttcttcaacaatgtatctttcaaccatacaaccttctggtcgacttcggttcttcacgtacccttttaatattttcatataacgttcaacagggtacatccatctcatataagctggtccatacaattgtgtctctttcacaagatgaacaactagatgtaccattatgtcaaaaaatgatggaggaaaaaacatttcaagctcacacaaagtaataacgatttctttttgcaacattggtaagatcgcaggatcgatcaccttactgcaaattgacttgaagaaagaacacaacttagttatagagcttcttactttttctggaagaatagaacgtatacctattgggagaaaatgtttcattataacatggcaatcatgggtctttaaactctttaacttgaggtctttcatagacacaagtcttctaatatctgaagagtacccttctggaactttaacttcacttagaaacttacacaatgtttttttctcctttctagatagagtataagcagcaggcggtagatatgttcgttttcctttcttcaagggtcctaattcagttcttattcccatcgctatcaagtcctttcttgccttaaggccatccttagactttccttgtatattgagtaacgtgccaataacactttcaaatacatttttttcaatatgcataacatcaagaaaatgtctcacatacaaggacttccaatacggcaattcaaaaaaaactgacctcttcttccacccacttttgataagtgtgtgggcaaaaggcttgccaaactgagtatccaaatctttcaccttttcaaaaatttgatcacccgtcaatatatgtggagctctgccttgttctgtctctccattgaacgcctttctccatccacggtagtgatgatttgaatttaagaatctctgatgaccgagaaagacattcttctgaccaaactccaagcgcttccaatctgttttatcttcacaaataggacacgcacattgaccttttatgctataccctgatagatttccgtatgctggaaaatcattaattgtgccaaacaacatcgccctcaagttgaaactttctttcctatatccatcataaacctccacaccggtctcccacaaaatctttaaatcttcaattaagggcttcaagtacacgtctatgtcattccctggttgtttaggtccagaaatcaacatagacaacatcatgtacttacgcttcatacatagccatggaggtaggttataaatcataataatcacaggccatgtactgtgtgagatactctggataccgtgtgggttcattccatcagtagataatgccaagcgaaggtttcttgattcttctccaaattcaggataatcattatcaattttcaaccactgtggtgaatctgccggatgtcgatactttccatctataattctttcatctgcatgccaggtcaagtgtcttgaatcggtttcactacgaaacatgcgtctaaatctcggaataacaggaaaataccacaagacttttgctggagacaatttgttcttatatcgcgagacaccgcatttaggacactcatttaacgatgcatactcatttcgaaacaaaacgcaatcgtttggacatgcatgtatcttatcatagctcatgccaatagagcacaacatctttttggtctcatatgttcgattgggaagaacattatcctcaagaagcatatctttcaaaagggctaataactctgtgaaacttttatccgaccatccattgcccacctttaagttgtacaactttaataccgcagacaatcttgtgaatttagtgcaaccatcatacaaaggtttctctgcatcacttaccaacctctcaaacatttcgggacaatccttaagatctccttcaagtgcttctgcaatctcttcaactcgatcacaatcgtatgtatctgcgccactatagtttgaggcataggtcgtactatcccccggttcaacattctcgttacttttctcaccatgcaaattccaacatgtataacttcgatcaattccatgcctcattagatgcgatgtcaactgaactgcgtcaacccgtttcccataacaacaatccaagcaaggacatatcattctactggggtcttcggcgtgcgcaacggcaaacttaacgaattctgataccccattttcgtactctctcgacaatcaattggaagacatccatgtattatccattactaattagaataaacaaaaaacattttcagaagagaaaccaaaaatgggatgagacaaaacaatttcgctttattgagttagtctctgtgcagggcattcatgtctccaacaacaacccaaaaccaaaacaattttggtttattgagttagtttctcaacattttcagatatctctgacttcaatagcatgagaatgtatgaaccatgcattaagcattagtggtatgcactaatttgtagcatagttatatatcatcatatagtttttacaaaagataaacattgactagaaaatatatatgtagaattgtataatggtctaactgaaagctaacagaagaatagtcgactctaatttactctatcaaataacatccatacctaaacttcttaagttactagctacgctatgtatgctagaataaatacactcataagctgcatagtgtacctttgattggtagaaggtgttttagatattgctgcctcctttttctacatcgagaaacaaatggaacagttggtgaaatttaacccataatgcctagtctctattgctagcattgcaacacaataattattgttgagaatactcaataaatgtatgaaccaagaaaaatgaaaccaaaaatgaacaatagcgaacgtcagaagagaaaccaagtaatatgaagattagaaaaatacctatggtgtcaaaatcgaacagctaacaacgaattaatagaaggaggaaacgtcgtagatctaacagaggtggaaggagaacgccttagaagtagcgaaaatcgtagcagtgagaaccctaacgtgaaaaagaacgaaaataacagagagtgaaataacaaaacgcgcagtatgttataattttaatgtttactaaaggggaccttagagggcgcttgtggaaaaaaagcgccctctaaagggggcctaagagggcgcttatgaaagcgctctctaaggctttccaaaagcgctttataaactggaaatgcacatggacttatagagcgcttttttaaaagcgccctctaagggtaaccttagagggcgctttctaaaaagcgccctgtattgttgtccctctatctcctccttattttttcgcttcaccttagagggcgctttattacaaaagcgccctctaaagtgcgctgtctattccagttgttcgctccttattttttcgcttcactttagagtgcgcttttgtaataaaacgccctctaagatgcgctgtttattccagtttttggcgtagtgtatgAATTTTTCTAAGAAACCAGAAGGGATTACAAACAAAGTAAATGTTGGTGTAAGCTTACCAGATTTTAATGAGTTGTTAACTTATGACAAATAATCATGTTGTAGTTGTAGTTGATTCGATTCCTTACAAGTAAATTGAAGTTATCTTATTTTTGCTTAAGATAAGCTACTTGTTCTGTCTAGTTGTTATATTCTTTCCATATGGAAATAGGAAAGTGAGCTCTTTGGAAATTATGATTTTTCACACTTTTATGATATTTCATATCCATCATTTGTTTCACTGTTTTCAGTTATAGCAAGTGTTTCCATGGATTGTTTTGTTAACTCTGACTAAAGGGTTTACTTAAACTAGAATTTCTATTTTATTGATGACAAAAGCTTCTCATCATTGTACCTGTTGGTAAACCAGAATTCCAGCTTCTCAGCATTCTAGCTTTTTTCTCGTTAATCATAATTCATGTATATGATAATATCCATTTTGTTAAATCAGTACTTCTATACCATTATGACGTTGAGTCAGAAACTTGAACAAATGGTCTTCACCTATACACAACAAATTGTGAATTTGAAGAATCAAAGTTAGAGATTTCACTTAGATAAGGTTAATGTAAATATATATCATTTAGTGAGAAACTACTCAAAACATTTCATGACTAAATGAAAATCCACCATACAAGAATTATATGAAAATACAAGGGTACCTTTGTTTTTGGAACAATGTTTTGGAAGCTAATGTTGACACATACCGAGAGAGAAACAAAACACGAACATAAGAAAGTGAAAAAGAAGCAAATGTAGGATAAGTGTGATTAAATGAAATGGAGTTTTCCAGATCATAATTATAATACTTGGCTAATAATAAATGTGTGaattttactttatttttttcTACTTTCTATTTGTTAAGTTGGACATATGATTAGCAGATTTATCCATGTACTTGTCAAAAAGTATATAATTGTGTGACATCATTATGTTGGTAGGGGTGGTTAGAGGCCTTAATAGTTTTCTAGTGGGTTAAGACTTGCTCACGGAGACGAGATGACCTATCCGATGGTGTTTTACGGTTATGAGAGAGTAAACTCACGTGAGGTGAGAAGCTCTGTAACTCTTTGGTGTATCTCGTGCGTTATTACGGTATATCCTCT containing:
- the LOC127082106 gene encoding protein FAR1-RELATED SEQUENCE 5; this translates as MQNIHEDSTILSSDDMLESVVGIDPLNSILPTEPPLEPYEGMEFASIEETRIYYIRYAKNTSFSFRMGRVIKSRTNGMIIGREFLCSKEGFQAKKYVKEESNSIIVHDETRVGCKAMLYLKKNGEIWIVLRFALSVLCTESGGVDNVRFSPQDVINYLTEKRQKKLENGDAQMMLSYFKSCQLKNPAFFYAFQMDAEGRLANCFWVDSRSKMAYKYFGDVVTFDLTHLTNKYKMPFVPFTGVNHHQQSILFGCALLWDETIESFFLLLSTWLEAISGISSKTIITDQDVAISNVVAKVFLKVNHHYYMWHIEKNVPEYLNRVYHEHGEFKNQFYKCIHQSTTVEEFDSDWEAMIDKYGLQDNQWLNKTFSIREKWIPAYVRHNFCAGMSTTQRSESMNKYFKDFLNSSTSLSQFVTQYEKALDARYNKEREKTFKTRNSKSLLRTLYPMEEETSKIYTRKMFRIFQDVNIALHDPPLIATKGRPQTLRMKSSLEMVRKGSSTCSYCMKKGHTKPKCPNLNQTR